A section of the Octopus bimaculoides isolate UCB-OBI-ISO-001 chromosome 17, ASM119413v2, whole genome shotgun sequence genome encodes:
- the LOC106869578 gene encoding myb-like protein O — protein sequence MRNNTFLQSSRQLKKKHNSIKLIDFHFEEEIDDANPKRNLSISAMPMKNTSVNIIDKFRKKPFENNSLSSFGNVFMKPQPYLKDVELYMANNSTKYPQTAFEQIAQNQSLSITEEFTLKKLSTFANLANDFNENISKEANEAFHETSTDNVSLHSKFNDDDDEEDEDEDDDDDDDDKTAVQNEILAESNFSDMNLVTRSDGSQLNNSQDNLALQKWIEFEISQRSQQNGTVVLEEIALNNTSSLAEVLKSLLSHNQTLQNNFITDILNNSSAVNTLTLASTVATKQQELPLADAVFLSSDSNDIINGKKKLKNNEKKMAFERKTDIDKKETYKENELKRRKNVTAKHKTNVTANKSTMNNGMEILTSKPELLFVCLLKLSALILF from the coding sequence ATGAGAAATAACACTTTTCTTCAATCAAGCAGGCAATTGAAAAAGAAGCATAATTCTATCAAGTTAATAGATTTTCACTTTGAAGAAGAAATTGATGATGCCAACCCAAAGAGAAATCTATCAATCAGTGCAATGCCAATGAAGAATACAAGTGTAAATATAATAGACAAATTTAGAAAGAAGCCGTTTGAAAACAATTCTTTATCTAGCTTTGGAAATGTCTTTATGAAACCACAGCCCTATTTAAAAGATGTTGAACTTTACATGGCAAATAATTCTACAAAATATCCTCAGACAGCATTTGAACAAATTGCACAAAATCAGTCTCTTAGTATTACAGAAGAGTTTACACTGAAAAAATTGTCGACATTTGCAAATCTGGCCAacgatttcaatgaaaatatttctaaagaagCAAATGAAGCTTTTCATGAGACTTCAACTGATAATGTTTCCTTACATTCAAAatttaatgatgacgatgatgaggaggatgaggatgaggatgatgatgacgacgacgatgataaaacAGCTGTGCAGAATGAAATTCTAGCAGAAAGCAATTTTTCTGACATGAATTTGGTAACAAGAAGTGACGGTTCACAACTAAACAATTCACAGGACAACTTGGCTCTTCAAAAATGGATAGAATTTGAGATTTCTCAAAGGAGCCAACAAAATGGTACAGTTGTATTGGAAGAAATTGCCTTAAACAATACTTCATCACTAGCAGAAGTGTTGAAATCACTGTTGTCACATAATCAAACCTTGCAGAACAACTTCATCACAGATATTTTGAACAACAGTTCCGCAGTGAATACATTAACTCTTGCTTCTACAGTAGCAACCAAACAGCAGGAACTGCCCTTGGCTGATGCTGTCTTCTTATCTTCTGATTCAAATGACAtcataaatggcaagaaaaaattaaagaacaatgagaaaaaaatggcTTTTGAACGTAAAACAGATATTGACAAAAAggaaacatataaagaaaatgaattgaaaagaagaaaaaatgtcacAGCAAAACACAAAACTAATGTTACTGCAAATAAATCTACCATGAATAATGGGATGGAAATATTAACAAGCAAACCAGAACTTCTCTTTGTCTGCTTGCTAAAGTTATCAGCTCTAATATTGTTCTAG